In Symbiobacterium terraclitae, the sequence GCGCCAGAGGCCCCAGCCCTACTTACCTGGGGGCGCTGGAGGATGCTCAGGCCTCCGTCGACAGGGGCAAGCCCGAAGCCCCCGCCTCACTCTCCGGGGCGCGCCAGAGGTCCCTGCCTCACTTACCTGAGCGCGCTGGAGGACGCTCCCGCCTCCGTCGCCAGGGGCAAGCCCGAAGCTCTCGCCTCACTCACCAGGGGCACACCAGAGGTCCCTGCCTCACCTGCCTGACCGCGCCTGAAAACTGCTGTAACGCTCACGATGCGGCTCGGCCATGACCCACCCGGTGCGCAGCAAGGGCTGCAACAGGCCAATGCGGTGCAGGCGGCACGATGTCACGGAACCAGGCCAGATAATGGGCGAGGTAGCGGGTTGCCACGCCCCGGAATCGCCGCAGCCAGTAGTCCGGTAGGACAGGGCACCGGATTGGAGTCGCGTCAGGATGAGGCCACCGGGCGTCGGCAGGCCTGATAGCTCGCTGTTGCCGCTGGTTCGCCATGGCTGCGTAGCCGTTGTGGTGCGTCAGGTCCAGAATCTCGCACGCCCCTCGCAGTTCGGGCCAGCCGAATGCGTAGACATGCGACCCCCGCTCCACGAGCTGCGCAAGGCCCTTGGCAAGGTACTCGGGGCTGATCCTCCCTTGCCCGACGATCGCAAGCTCGTATGTCTGCCCGGACTGGGCCGCCATCACGCCAACGGGCCGCCCATCGATGAGCAGCCGGAACCGCCGCCGTGCTCCTCCCGGTACAGGTGGCCGGACCCGTTCATCCGCATGCGGCCCGTGTCGGAGGATGTTCCAGTAGCCCCAGCTGCCGGGGCCGTTACAGACCCGGCTCCCCTTCTCTGAGTACTTCACAAGGCACATGGACACCGACACCGCGCCGCCCAGCCGTCTGGCCTTCCGCGTGAGCGCAGCCAGCGCGCGGTGACGCCAGTGAAAAGCTGTCGACACGCTGATCTTGAGCAGCGAGGCCGTTCGGCGTAAGGACAGGCTCTCCCTCAGAAGCTGCACCATGGCGTTCCATTCTGGGAGCTTCCGCAGCCGGTAGGCTGGCTTGCCCGTGAGCGGGCTGAAGGTGCGACGGCACGACTGGCACAGGTACCGCTGCACCCGGTCGCCTGACGCCAGACGGAAGGTGCCGTTCCTCACCACCCGTGAGCTCTGGCACCGTGGGCAGGATTCCCGTTCAGCCGGGCGAGGAGCCCAGTCTTCCCGCGCTCCGTCCGACACCCGCATGAGGTCGGTGTGATCGCCATGAGGAGGTGCACTCAGATCGTGCTGCAGCGTCGCCACTGCCGGCATGATGGCACCTCCTCTCATCACTGGATGCCACATCCAGTTTACCGCACATCTGTTCGTGTGTCTAGACCCACCTGATCACCCGAGTGGGTGATTTTGCTGCCTGATCCGGTGCCGCATCGGTCTCGCCCGTACCACTCTCGATCAGCGGTGAGCTAGATCAGACCGGGCGGCGGAAGCGAGTACCAGGGCAATCGGCAAGAGGAGGTGCGTGGGCTCGCATGACGGTCAGACACGGCATCGGGGCGCAGCCCCCCGTTGCTGGCCCCGCTCCCGGTGCCTGATCCCCGCCGGCCCTCCCCCATCAACAGTGAGCCAGAACAGACCGTATGCGGCGGAACCAAGTGCTAGGGCACGGCCAAGAGGGGGTACCAGGGCTAGCCTGACAGACAGGCGCGACGGGGTGTGGTCCCCCGTGCCTGTCCCCGCCCCCGGCGCCTGATTCCCGCCGCCCCTCCCCCATCAACAGTGGGCTAGAACAGACCGTATACGGCGGAACCGAGTGCTAGGGCACGGGCACGAGGGGGTACCAGGGCTCGCCTGACAGTCAGACGCGACGGGGTGCGGTCCCCCGTGCCTGCTTCTGCTTCTGCTTCTGCTCCCGCCCCCGGCGCCCGATTCCCGCCGGCCCCTGCGTCAACAGTGAGCCAGAACAGACCGTATGCGGCGGAACGGGGGTACCCGGCCCGGGTTGCGACCGGGGAAGGTTCTGCGCCAGCCCGGTCCGCGCCCCGAACACGGTGCGAGCCGGCCCGCGCCTCGAGTTGGACGTCAGCCCGAACCTCGATAACGAACAAGGCGCCGACGGACTGTCGGCGCCCAGATGACCTACCGATATGGATCACTTGAAAAGAGCCTGGCAGGCGAGCCGGCTGCCCTTCGCGAGGCGTTCGCCCAGCTGCTGCTCCTCGAAAGGCGTGGGCTCCGTCAAGAGGTGGGCAGTGTCCTTCGGCCACTGCACCAGGCACTGCTCGGTGGTGTGCGACTTGCCGTCGCAGTCGCACGTGATCGGGATGCCCTGCTCCACCAGGGCGTCGAGCAGCCTCATGCCGGAGCGGGTGTGGACCAGGTACTCCTCATCCTTGTACTTGATACGCCGCATTCGCTGTCCCCTCCCTGCCAGCATGATATCACTCCGCGAATTCGAACAGCAAGAGAGACCGGCGAACACCGGTCCCCCGATCTGGCCACTTATGCAGACTTGCTGGTGCTCTCGCTGGACGACTCGGACTCCGACTTCTTGCTCTTCCCCGTGAACTTCTGACCCACGGCGATGTGGCCGTTCTCCAGCCCATGGGCAGCGAAGGCGGAGACTAGACGCCGGGCGCCTACATGACCGCACTTCGGGCACTTCTGCGCCTCGCCAGTGGTGTTCAGCGGCACCAGTTCCTCAAAGACATGGCTGCACTCGCTGCACTTGAACTCGTAGATCGGCATACCGGTCTCCCCCCCATCCGATATGATCATGACGATCCAATTTTACCTGCGCCATGAGGGAGATTCAAGGGGATTTTAGCACTCGTCACCCTCGAGTGCTAACCTGGTCCTTGGGCTTCACCAGCGGGATGCCCTCCCGGCAGAGCGGGCACTCCTCGGGCGCCCAGGACGCCACATCGACCCGGACAAGCGACCGCAGCGGCACGCCGAAATCGACCTGTCCGCCCGAGCGGTCGACGATGCAGCCCACGCCCACCAGCGTCGGCCCGTACGGTCGGAGTGCGGCAATCGCCTTGCTGACCGATCCGCCGGTGGTGACGGCGTCCTCGACCATGAGGACGCGCTCGCCCGGCCGCAGGCTCCACTGGCGCTTCAGGGCCATCCCGCCGTCCTCGGTCTTCTCGGTGAAGACGGCCCGCACGTGGCCGCCCGTCAGACGCCCCAGCTGGCGGGCGACCTCGTAGGCCAAGATGATCCCGCCCGTGGCCGGTCCCGCTACCGTCTCCACCTCGTCGGCGGCGAACAGGGCCGCCAGCCCTGCGCACAGCCGCTCGGTCGCTTCGGGGTACTGGAACGTATGGGGCATCAGGAAGAACCGGTCGGAGTGTCGGCCCGAAGTCAGGCGGAAGTGGCCCTCCTGAAGGGTGCCCGTTTGCCGCAGCAGATCGAGCACGGCGTCTGCGTCCAGGTTCCGGGACATGCTTGACCCTCCTTTGTACGGGCGGCTAGGCGCGGTCGGCGTCCTTCAGGAACTGCCGCAGGCTCTCCGCCGCCTCGCCCGACGGGCGCCGCGCCGCCGGTGCAGCGGACGGATGACCCGAGCCCCGGTGGGAACCGCTGCCCGCTGAGGCGCCCCCCACTGCTGGACCGTTGGTGACCCCTCC encodes:
- a CDS encoding IS1 family transposase; protein product: MPAVATLQHDLSAPPHGDHTDLMRVSDGAREDWAPRPAERESCPRCQSSRVVRNGTFRLASGDRVQRYLCQSCRRTFSPLTGKPAYRLRKLPEWNAMVQLLRESLSLRRTASLLKISVSTAFHWRHRALAALTRKARRLGGAVSVSMCLVKYSEKGSRVCNGPGSWGYWNILRHGPHADERVRPPVPGGARRRFRLLIDGRPVGVMAAQSGQTYELAIVGQGRISPEYLAKGLAQLVERGSHVYAFGWPELRGACEILDLTHHNGYAAMANQRQQRAIRPADARWPHPDATPIRCPVLPDYWLRRFRGVATRYLAHYLAWFRDIVPPAPHWPVAALAAHRVGHGRAAS
- a CDS encoding FmdB family zinc ribbon protein — its product is MPIYEFKCSECSHVFEELVPLNTTGEAQKCPKCGHVGARRLVSAFAAHGLENGHIAVGQKFTGKSKKSESESSSESTSKSA
- the pyrE gene encoding orotate phosphoribosyltransferase, yielding MSRNLDADAVLDLLRQTGTLQEGHFRLTSGRHSDRFFLMPHTFQYPEATERLCAGLAALFAADEVETVAGPATGGIILAYEVARQLGRLTGGHVRAVFTEKTEDGGMALKRQWSLRPGERVLMVEDAVTTGGSVSKAIAALRPYGPTLVGVGCIVDRSGGQVDFGVPLRSLVRVDVASWAPEECPLCREGIPLVKPKDQVSTRG